A stretch of Pirellulales bacterium DNA encodes these proteins:
- a CDS encoding ATP-binding cassette domain-containing protein, which translates to MRFRRKKQNGQPLRSATRVHPALRGSDSDNNLCVRIEDLNHTYGSGELRKQVLYDNDLELSRGEIVIMTGPSGSGKTTLLTLVGALRTVQDGSVQVMGNELAGLDDRALAEVRRDIGFIFQAHNLFESLTARQNVRMALELKSLAREESEERAAELLQALGLGHRLDYKPESLSGGQRQRVAIARALANHPKLILADEPTAALDKQSGRDVVELLKKIAKEELATILIVTHDNRILDVADRIVNMVDGRVISDVVVSEAAVICEFLRKSSLFASLTPRTLTEVADKMKLETHPAGTVIVRQGDPGDKFYLIRSGTATVTATDGSQHSRTLATLDQGDFFGEAALLSGAPRNATVTAREELTLCTLNKDEFQAVIDASASLKEQLLKVLFSRQ; encoded by the coding sequence ATGCGATTCCGCCGCAAGAAACAAAACGGCCAGCCGCTGCGATCCGCCACGCGGGTCCATCCCGCTCTGCGCGGATCGGATAGCGACAACAACTTGTGCGTGCGGATCGAGGATCTGAATCACACCTACGGTTCCGGCGAGCTGCGCAAACAAGTCCTTTACGACAACGACCTGGAACTGTCCCGTGGCGAGATCGTGATCATGACGGGCCCGTCGGGCTCGGGCAAAACGACGCTGCTGACGCTGGTCGGCGCGCTGCGCACCGTGCAAGATGGCAGCGTACAGGTGATGGGCAACGAGTTGGCCGGCCTCGACGACCGCGCGTTGGCCGAAGTGCGCCGCGATATCGGCTTCATCTTTCAAGCTCATAATTTATTTGAATCGCTCACGGCTCGTCAAAATGTGCGCATGGCTTTGGAGCTAAAGTCGCTCGCCCGCGAAGAGTCCGAAGAGCGGGCCGCCGAGCTGCTGCAGGCGCTGGGACTGGGGCACCGCCTGGACTATAAGCCCGAGTCGCTTTCCGGTGGTCAACGACAGCGGGTCGCGATCGCCCGCGCCCTGGCGAACCACCCGAAACTGATTCTGGCCGACGAGCCGACGGCCGCGCTCGACAAGCAATCGGGACGCGACGTGGTCGAGTTGCTCAAGAAAATCGCCAAGGAAGAGTTGGCCACGATTTTGATCGTGACGCACGACAACCGCATCCTCGACGTGGCCGACCGTATCGTGAACATGGTCGACGGCCGCGTGATTTCGGACGTCGTGGTGAGCGAGGCCGCGGTGATCTGCGAGTTCTTGCGCAAATCGTCGCTATTCGCCTCGTTGACTCCGCGCACGTTGACCGAAGTCGCCGACAAGATGAAGCTCGAAACGCATCCGGCCGGCACCGTCATCGTGCGTCAAGGTGATCCGGGGGACAAGTTCTATTTGATCCGCTCCGGTACCGCCACGGTCACCGCCACCGATGGATCGCAACACAGCCGCACGCTGGCCACGCTCGATCAAGGAGATTTCTTTGGTGAAGCGGCCTTGCTCAGCGGCGCGCCGCGCAACGCCACGGTCACGGCCCGCGAGGAGCTTACGCTCTGCACGCTAAACAAGGATGAATTCCAGGCCGTGATCGATGCCAGCGCATCGCTCAAGGAGCAATTGCTGAAGGTGCTCTTCTCGCGTCAATAA